The following proteins are encoded in a genomic region of Burkholderia gladioli:
- a CDS encoding aldo/keto reductase, translating to MRYNQLGNTGLFVSEICLGTMTFGRSGQDGMWGNIAGMDQATADAIVERSLAAGVNFIDTADIYSFGESEEMLGQSLKNLSVPRKNVVLATKLYNPMSSGPNDRGTSRVHIINSLEASLERLQTDYIDLYQIHANDTVTPIDEMLRTFDDLISRGLVRYIGVSNWQAWRIAKALGVAERRGYARFESVQAYYSIAGRDLEREMVPMMNEEKVGLMVWSPLAGGLLSGKYGPGSNDNEGRRATFDFPPVDKDRAWACVAAMRPIAEKHGASVAAVALAYVLAKPFVTTVIVGGKRLEQIEQNLGAVKLKLDAEDLAKLDEASALAPEYPGWMLSRQAVHRVPQPFEPKA from the coding sequence ATGCGTTACAACCAGCTTGGCAATACCGGACTGTTCGTGTCCGAGATCTGTCTCGGCACGATGACCTTCGGCCGCTCGGGCCAGGACGGCATGTGGGGCAACATCGCCGGCATGGACCAGGCCACGGCCGACGCGATCGTCGAGCGCAGCCTCGCCGCCGGCGTCAACTTCATCGATACCGCCGACATCTACTCGTTCGGCGAATCGGAGGAGATGCTGGGCCAATCGCTGAAGAACCTGTCGGTACCGCGCAAGAACGTGGTGCTGGCCACCAAGCTGTACAACCCGATGAGCAGCGGCCCCAACGATCGCGGCACCTCGCGCGTGCACATCATCAACTCGCTCGAGGCCAGCCTCGAGCGCCTGCAGACGGATTACATCGACCTGTACCAGATTCACGCCAACGACACGGTCACGCCGATCGATGAAATGCTGCGCACCTTCGACGACCTGATCTCGCGCGGCCTGGTCCGCTACATCGGCGTGTCGAACTGGCAGGCCTGGCGCATCGCCAAGGCGCTCGGCGTGGCCGAGCGGCGCGGCTACGCGCGTTTCGAATCGGTGCAGGCCTACTACTCGATCGCCGGCCGCGACCTCGAACGCGAGATGGTGCCGATGATGAACGAGGAGAAGGTCGGCCTGATGGTCTGGTCGCCGCTGGCGGGCGGGCTGCTGTCGGGCAAGTACGGCCCGGGCTCGAACGACAACGAAGGCCGCCGCGCCACTTTCGATTTCCCGCCGGTCGACAAGGATCGCGCCTGGGCCTGCGTGGCCGCGATGCGCCCGATCGCCGAGAAGCACGGCGCGAGCGTGGCCGCGGTGGCGCTGGCCTATGTGCTCGCCAAGCCCTTCGTGACGACGGTGATCGTCGGCGGCAAGCGGCTCGAACAGATCGAGCAGAACCTCGGCGCGGTCAAGCTGAAGCTCGACGCCGAGGACCTCGCCAAGCTCGACGAGGCCAGCGCGCTGGCGCCCGAGTATCCGGGCTGGATGCTGTCGCGCCAGGCGGTCCATCGCGTGCCGCAGCCGTTCGAGCCGAAGGCCTGA
- a CDS encoding AraC family transcriptional regulator yields the protein MDPLLDPIRDAIERHCASPHQATPIPGLTIFRMTSTTPPDRALYNPRLLLIVQGAKSVALGELSFRATPANFLLVTVNIPVTTQIEVTPDGRPHLALTLSLDRALLAEVLQRVAAEPVATASPAALAAAPLTDALLEPFSRLLRLLDHPDEIDFMAPLIVREIYYRLLTGALGETLTQFALNSSHVAKIGRVTDWIKHHYAEPMSVEALAELAGMSVTSFHRHFKNLTSMTPIQYRMQIRLREARRMLISEGEGAGAIGLKVGYESQSQFSRDYKRLFGAPPASDTARLANGR from the coding sequence ATGGACCCCTTGCTCGACCCGATACGCGATGCGATCGAACGCCATTGCGCCTCGCCGCACCAGGCCACGCCCATCCCTGGCCTGACGATCTTCCGCATGACCAGCACCACGCCGCCCGATCGCGCGCTCTACAACCCGCGCCTGCTGCTGATCGTGCAGGGCGCGAAGTCGGTGGCGCTCGGCGAGCTGTCGTTCCGCGCCACGCCGGCCAACTTCCTGCTGGTGACCGTCAACATCCCCGTCACCACCCAGATCGAGGTGACGCCCGACGGCCGCCCGCATCTCGCGCTGACGCTGAGCCTGGATCGCGCCCTGCTCGCCGAGGTGCTGCAGCGCGTGGCGGCCGAACCGGTGGCCACCGCCTCGCCGGCCGCGCTGGCGGCCGCGCCGCTGACCGACGCGCTGCTCGAGCCCTTCTCGCGCCTGCTGCGGCTGCTCGACCATCCCGACGAGATCGACTTCATGGCGCCGCTGATCGTGCGCGAGATCTACTACCGCCTGCTGACGGGCGCGCTCGGCGAGACGCTCACGCAGTTCGCGCTGAACAGTTCGCACGTGGCGAAGATCGGCCGCGTCACGGACTGGATCAAGCATCACTATGCCGAGCCGATGAGCGTCGAGGCGCTCGCCGAGCTGGCCGGCATGAGCGTCACCTCCTTCCATCGCCACTTCAAGAACCTCACCTCGATGACGCCGATCCAGTACCGGATGCAAATCCGCCTGCGCGAGGCGAGGCGCATGCTGATTTCGGAAGGGGAAGGCGCCGGGGCGATCGGCCTGAAGGTGGGCTACGAGAGCCAGTCGCAGTTCAGCCGCGACTACAAGCGCCTGTTCGGCGCGCCGCCCGCGAGCGACACGGCGCGGCTCGCCAATGGACGATAA
- a CDS encoding DUF4019 domain-containing protein: protein MKSILVRCATLGALAALAQLAQAQTPAPAAAAAGNAPTLSLAPVNAGTSADELLRNADFALQMIDTGRFHDLYTDVAPFVKQRYDEQHFSDDTRQSRQLVGAIKSRGWAAVTRIIYTGAKDVPDGLYANVDYATTQTSGKVVYEKVSFRLENDGRWHLTGYVPRVAQGPIPGSQ, encoded by the coding sequence TTGAAATCGATCCTCGTCCGCTGCGCCACGCTCGGCGCCCTCGCCGCCCTCGCCCAGCTCGCGCAGGCCCAGACGCCGGCGCCGGCCGCCGCGGCAGCCGGCAATGCGCCGACGCTCTCGCTCGCGCCCGTCAACGCGGGCACCTCGGCCGACGAGCTGCTGCGCAACGCCGACTTCGCACTCCAGATGATCGATACGGGCCGCTTCCACGACCTCTACACCGACGTGGCGCCGTTCGTGAAGCAGCGCTACGACGAGCAGCATTTCTCCGACGACACGCGCCAGTCGCGTCAACTGGTCGGCGCCATCAAGAGCCGCGGCTGGGCCGCCGTCACGCGCATCATCTACACGGGCGCCAAGGACGTGCCCGACGGCCTCTATGCCAACGTCGACTACGCCACCACGCAGACCTCGGGCAAGGTGGTCTACGAGAAGGTCAGCTTCCGCCTCGAGAACGACGGCCGCTGGCACCTGACGGGCTACGTGCCGCGCGTCGCGCAAGGGCCGATTCCGGGCAGCCAGTAA
- a CDS encoding LysR family transcriptional regulator produces MQNLDALRIFVRVAEMASFTRAAESLGIQKGRASNTVRALEAEIGARLLHRSTRTVQLTEDGHAFYQRAQDLLADAEALQSMFTSEHDVPLRGRLRVDLPSEIARSVLVPALPGFIAMHPELALEVSSTDRRVDLIQEGIDCVLRIGGIVDESLVARRLGSLRMVNAASPEYLARHGVPRNLRELATQGHRLVNYTMSFANRPTVWDYVERGRPATLALPCALSVNSVQTYHAAGLAGIGLIQASRWRLLSYLESRELVEVLPEYRPASLPVWFVVAHRRNLSRRVRAFMDWIEALLKPHFDGEEEA; encoded by the coding sequence ATGCAGAACCTGGACGCGCTGCGGATCTTCGTAAGGGTGGCTGAGATGGCGAGCTTCACGCGTGCCGCGGAAAGCCTCGGCATCCAGAAGGGGCGCGCCTCGAACACGGTGCGCGCGCTGGAGGCCGAGATCGGCGCGCGGCTGCTGCACCGCTCCACGCGCACCGTGCAACTGACCGAGGACGGCCACGCCTTCTACCAGCGCGCCCAGGACCTGCTGGCCGATGCCGAGGCGCTGCAGTCGATGTTCACCAGCGAGCACGACGTGCCGCTGCGCGGGCGCCTGCGCGTGGACCTGCCCAGCGAGATCGCGCGCAGCGTGCTGGTGCCGGCGCTGCCAGGCTTCATCGCGATGCATCCGGAGCTGGCGCTGGAGGTGTCGAGCACCGACCGGCGCGTCGACCTGATCCAGGAGGGCATCGATTGCGTGCTGCGGATCGGCGGGATCGTCGACGAATCGCTGGTGGCGCGGCGGCTCGGCAGCCTGCGCATGGTAAACGCGGCAAGCCCTGAATACCTGGCTCGCCACGGCGTGCCGCGCAACCTGCGCGAACTGGCCACCCAGGGCCATCGGCTGGTCAACTACACCATGAGCTTCGCCAACCGGCCGACCGTATGGGACTACGTCGAGCGCGGGCGGCCCGCCACGCTGGCGTTGCCTTGCGCGCTCAGCGTCAACAGCGTGCAGACCTATCACGCGGCGGGGCTGGCCGGCATCGGGCTGATCCAGGCGAGCCGCTGGCGGCTGCTGTCCTACCTGGAAAGCCGCGAGCTGGTGGAGGTGCTGCCCGAGTATCGTCCGGCCTCGCTGCCGGTCTGGTTCGTGGTGGCGCACCGGCGCAACCTGTCGCGCCGGGTGCGGGCCTTCATGGACTGGATCGAGGCGCTGCTGAAGCCGCACTTCGACGGCGAGGAGGAGGCCTGA
- a CDS encoding oxidoreductase: MVMKKEDVWFITGCSTGFGHELARQVLEQGGRAVLTARDPGKLAALAAPYGERALVLPLDVTDEATIGRAVADAEAKFGRIDVLVNNAGYGYFSAIEEGEDAEIRRQFETNVFGLFSLTRHVLPGMRARRHGHVVNVSSIGGLMAFAATGYYHASKHAVEGFSESLAAEVGPLGIHVTIVEPGRFRTDWAGRSVIESKIVIDDYAETAGKRRAQARAYSGTQPGDPVRGAAAIIRAVEAEHPPLRLLLGSDAYQLAQTKLESLRSGFEQWKDLTQSTDFPAA, encoded by the coding sequence GTGGTGATGAAGAAAGAAGACGTCTGGTTCATTACGGGATGTTCGACGGGTTTCGGCCATGAACTGGCCCGCCAGGTGCTCGAGCAGGGCGGCCGCGCGGTGCTGACGGCGCGCGATCCGGGCAAGCTGGCGGCGCTCGCCGCGCCGTATGGCGAGCGCGCGCTGGTGCTGCCGCTCGACGTCACCGACGAGGCCACCATCGGCCGGGCCGTGGCGGATGCCGAGGCGAAGTTCGGCCGCATCGACGTGCTGGTCAACAATGCCGGCTACGGCTATTTCTCGGCGATCGAGGAGGGCGAGGACGCCGAGATCCGCCGCCAGTTCGAGACCAACGTGTTCGGCCTGTTCTCGCTGACGCGCCACGTGCTGCCCGGCATGCGCGCGCGCCGGCATGGACACGTGGTCAACGTGTCGTCGATCGGCGGGCTGATGGCCTTCGCGGCGACCGGTTACTACCATGCCTCGAAGCATGCCGTGGAAGGCTTCTCGGAGTCGCTGGCGGCCGAGGTCGGGCCGCTCGGCATCCATGTGACGATCGTCGAGCCGGGGCGCTTCCGCACCGACTGGGCGGGCCGCTCGGTGATCGAGTCGAAGATCGTGATCGACGATTACGCGGAGACGGCCGGCAAGCGTCGTGCCCAGGCACGCGCCTACTCGGGCACGCAGCCGGGAGACCCGGTGCGCGGCGCGGCGGCGATCATCCGCGCCGTGGAAGCCGAGCATCCGCCGCTGCGCCTGCTGCTTGGTTCGGATGCCTATCAACTTGCGCAGACCAAGCTCGAATCGCTGCGCAGCGGGTTCGAGCAGTGGAAGGATCTGACGCAGAGCACCGACTTCCCGGCTGCCTGA
- a CDS encoding DUF2827 domain-containing protein: MTAPVDLNGLRIGITIGLREPNESLWINGIKQNALYLAKLLMKSSRGYRVSLVNTTDVALSDALPWDRRIFETRSFTEMKDSLDVLIELGGQIDGEQTAYLKARGVKIVSYCCGFEYIHATQSILFGRKLWDTLFINRGYDEIWAIPQIAPSSLPFLQSLRRCPGRVVPFVWDPMFLTERARPLRENGEYRPSGQAAKRLTVMEPNHDVVKFCLYPMLIIDEVFRRDPDAISFTHVTNAEHIAHHSQEFVMLMNYLEIVRASKASFVGRYDTPMFLAEFTDVVVSHQWENPLNYFYFDVAWQGYPLVHNAHLVQDLGYYYPENDVQAGAGLLARVLREHDADWEHYARRQRELLRRYTSKNPALVADYDLLLANLVNGSAA; encoded by the coding sequence ATGACTGCTCCTGTCGATTTGAACGGCCTGCGTATCGGTATCACGATCGGCCTGCGCGAGCCGAACGAAAGCCTCTGGATCAACGGCATCAAGCAGAACGCGCTCTATCTCGCGAAGCTGCTGATGAAATCCTCGCGCGGCTATCGCGTGAGCCTGGTCAATACCACCGACGTCGCGCTCAGCGATGCGCTGCCCTGGGATCGCAGGATCTTCGAGACGCGCAGCTTCACCGAGATGAAGGATTCGCTCGACGTGCTGATCGAGCTGGGCGGGCAGATCGACGGCGAGCAGACCGCCTACCTGAAGGCGCGCGGCGTGAAGATCGTCAGCTACTGTTGTGGCTTCGAATACATCCACGCCACGCAATCGATCCTGTTCGGCCGCAAGCTGTGGGACACGCTGTTCATCAATCGCGGCTACGACGAGATCTGGGCGATCCCGCAGATCGCGCCGTCCTCGCTGCCCTTCCTGCAATCGCTGCGGCGCTGCCCGGGGCGCGTGGTTCCCTTCGTCTGGGATCCGATGTTCCTCACCGAGCGCGCACGGCCGCTGCGCGAGAACGGCGAGTACCGGCCCAGCGGCCAGGCGGCGAAACGCCTGACGGTGATGGAGCCGAACCACGACGTGGTGAAGTTCTGCCTCTACCCGATGCTGATCATCGACGAGGTGTTCCGGCGCGACCCCGATGCGATCTCGTTTACGCACGTCACCAATGCCGAGCACATCGCGCATCACAGCCAGGAGTTCGTGATGCTGATGAATTACCTCGAGATCGTGCGGGCCAGCAAGGCCAGCTTCGTCGGTCGCTACGACACGCCGATGTTCCTGGCCGAGTTCACCGACGTGGTGGTCTCGCACCAATGGGAAAACCCGCTCAACTACTTCTATTTCGACGTGGCCTGGCAGGGTTATCCGCTGGTCCACAACGCGCACCTGGTGCAGGACCTCGGCTACTACTACCCCGAGAACGACGTGCAGGCCGGCGCCGGGCTGCTCGCGCGCGTGCTGCGCGAGCACGACGCTGACTGGGAGCACTATGCGCGGCGCCAGCGCGAACTGCTGCGCCGCTACACCTCGAAGAACCCGGCCCTGGTGGCCGACTACGACCTGCTGCTCGCCAACCTGGTGAACGGCTCGGCTGCCTGA
- a CDS encoding ArsR family transcriptional regulator — MEAPDTNFSVQELLDKLRGDPRSSSEIARLCGVSQPTVSRLRLSDGQRLRRSEPFIKLCTFYGMEAPASGMRTGSYDERLREAIVEAWDGSDEHGRALMVVIQGLKGLGGKPG, encoded by the coding sequence ATGGAAGCCCCAGACACCAATTTTTCCGTTCAGGAGCTGCTCGACAAGCTTCGTGGAGATCCGCGCTCATCAAGCGAGATAGCGCGGCTTTGCGGCGTCAGCCAGCCTACCGTGTCGCGGCTTCGCCTGTCCGATGGGCAGCGTCTTCGTCGCAGCGAACCATTCATCAAGCTATGCACTTTCTACGGAATGGAGGCCCCTGCCTCGGGCATGCGCACCGGCAGTTACGACGAGCGCCTGCGTGAGGCGATCGTCGAGGCCTGGGACGGCTCGGACGAGCACGGCCGCGCGCTGATGGTGGTGATCCAGGGGCTGAAGGGGCTCGGCGGCAAGCCGGGATAG
- a CDS encoding nuclear transport factor 2 family protein encodes MRRIPRFLSAALIGCGLLVSTVAVAAQPAAPRNLAVEDGNLRLVVDFYERFFNQHDVQHAAAVVAPDYRQHNPGVPDGKAPFVEFFTGYFKEHPRSRARIVRSGSAGDLVFLHVHSTDGPADRGQAVVDIFRVQGGRIVEHWDVIQDVPAESANGNTMF; translated from the coding sequence ATGCGACGTATCCCGCGCTTCCTGTCCGCTGCCCTGATCGGCTGCGGCCTGCTGGTTTCGACCGTCGCCGTGGCAGCGCAACCGGCGGCGCCACGCAACCTGGCCGTGGAGGACGGCAACCTCCGGCTCGTCGTCGACTTCTACGAGCGCTTCTTCAACCAGCACGACGTGCAGCACGCCGCCGCCGTGGTGGCGCCCGACTACCGACAGCACAATCCCGGCGTGCCGGACGGCAAGGCGCCGTTCGTCGAGTTCTTCACGGGCTATTTCAAGGAGCACCCTCGATCGAGGGCGAGGATCGTGCGCAGCGGCAGCGCCGGCGACCTGGTGTTCCTGCATGTGCATTCGACCGACGGGCCGGCCGATCGCGGCCAGGCCGTGGTGGACATCTTCCGCGTGCAGGGTGGCAGGATCGTCGAGCACTGGGACGTGATCCAGGACGTGCCGGCCGAATCGGCCAACGGCAACACGATGTTCTGA
- a CDS encoding beta-N-acetylhexosaminidase: MRISRSMTSWLSMLLAGGLVALGGQGAALAASGASRPAAAAPLACSEAELGQAPAGANAKPMVIPTLRDWTGGNGTLSFDAGSRILVDPADAAALADTATQFQAQLKTVSGLALPIVIRAATPAAGDIVLSLAPCGASAAQLGEEGYSLDLEDHAVLRAKGAAGVFYATQTLLQMLSLDGAAAGAHLRVARGFAVDVPRYAERSIMFDVGRKYASVDFLAAYLRFMGWYKLNTLHLHLNDQAKAKDGSWGLRAFRLKSDKPEFAGLVPADGLVYTRDDWDKLETIAAAHHVRIVPEFDTPGHAGAFAAANPAIAYVGDTPPGGTIDPTKPATLQYVESVFGEFLPWFRSSTVHIGGDEVNVNSGSITTASQVDYLNQLGRFLQSKHKRVEMWGDASYLPRLDKSFIIQRWINWGSEASINWADKGYQWTESYGDWYIVPFGPSYFNPDGIKGDTLYAKWSQATGANAPSGGQIAVWNDNALLDSYTWERKVNDLLKDAVPAAGQVFWRGQAHDAQGQTVDYGVLRRSVATLQYGPDVTSFSDSPIPAR, translated from the coding sequence ATGCGTATTTCGCGTTCGATGACATCCTGGCTGTCGATGCTGCTGGCCGGCGGTCTGGTCGCGCTTGGCGGCCAAGGCGCGGCGCTTGCCGCGTCCGGCGCGAGCCGGCCGGCAGCGGCGGCCCCGCTGGCCTGCAGCGAGGCCGAGCTGGGGCAGGCGCCGGCCGGCGCCAATGCCAAGCCGATGGTGATTCCCACCTTGCGCGACTGGACCGGCGGCAACGGCACGCTGAGCTTCGATGCCGGCAGCCGGATCCTGGTCGACCCGGCCGACGCGGCCGCGCTCGCGGATACCGCCACGCAGTTCCAGGCACAACTGAAGACCGTGTCCGGTCTCGCTCTTCCGATCGTGATCCGGGCGGCCACGCCGGCCGCCGGGGACATCGTGCTGAGCCTCGCGCCTTGCGGAGCGAGCGCCGCCCAGCTCGGCGAGGAAGGCTACAGCCTCGATCTGGAGGACCACGCGGTGCTGCGCGCCAAGGGCGCGGCTGGCGTGTTCTACGCGACGCAGACGCTGCTGCAGATGCTCTCGCTGGACGGCGCCGCCGCGGGCGCGCATCTGCGGGTGGCGCGTGGCTTCGCGGTGGACGTGCCGCGCTACGCGGAGCGCAGCATCATGTTCGACGTCGGCCGCAAGTACGCGAGCGTCGATTTCCTTGCGGCCTACCTGCGCTTCATGGGTTGGTACAAGCTCAACACGCTGCACCTGCACCTGAACGACCAGGCCAAGGCGAAGGACGGCAGTTGGGGTTTGCGCGCTTTCCGCCTGAAGAGCGACAAGCCGGAATTCGCCGGCCTGGTGCCCGCCGATGGCCTGGTCTATACGCGCGACGACTGGGACAAGCTGGAGACGATCGCCGCCGCCCATCACGTGCGGATCGTGCCGGAATTCGACACGCCGGGGCATGCCGGCGCCTTCGCCGCGGCCAATCCCGCGATCGCCTATGTCGGCGATACGCCGCCCGGCGGCACCATCGACCCGACCAAGCCGGCAACGCTGCAGTACGTGGAGTCGGTGTTCGGTGAATTCCTGCCCTGGTTCCGGTCCTCGACCGTGCATATCGGCGGCGACGAGGTCAATGTCAACTCGGGCAGCATCACCACGGCGAGCCAGGTCGACTACCTGAACCAGCTCGGCAGGTTCCTGCAGTCGAAGCACAAGCGCGTCGAGATGTGGGGCGACGCGAGCTACCTGCCGCGGCTCGACAAGTCCTTCATCATCCAGCGCTGGATCAACTGGGGCAGCGAGGCCTCGATCAACTGGGCGGACAAGGGCTACCAGTGGACCGAATCCTACGGCGACTGGTACATCGTGCCGTTCGGCCCGAGCTACTTCAATCCGGACGGCATCAAGGGCGACACGCTGTACGCCAAATGGAGCCAGGCCACGGGCGCCAACGCGCCGAGCGGCGGCCAGATCGCCGTGTGGAACGACAATGCGCTGCTGGACAGCTATACCTGGGAGCGCAAGGTGAACGACCTGCTCAAGGATGCGGTGCCCGCCGCCGGCCAGGTGTTCTGGCGCGGGCAGGCGCATGACGCCCAGGGCCAAACCGTCGACTACGGCGTGCTACGCCGCTCGGTGGCCACGCTGCAATACGGGCCCGACGTCACGAGCTTTTCCGACTCGCCGATTCCGGCCAGGTAG